In the Flavobacterium pallidum genome, one interval contains:
- a CDS encoding LexA family protein — MSLEKPQKPLEFFIPSTSDKQELPFSETGISAGFPSPAMDFMEAKVDMNDILVKNPKTTFYARVSGNSMINAGIADQDILVIDKSIMPADNHIAVCFIDGDFTVKRIKLKKEGVFLMPENDSYPEIQVKEEQQFVIWGVVTYVVKKL, encoded by the coding sequence ATGTCATTAGAGAAACCACAAAAGCCACTCGAATTTTTTATTCCTTCCACTTCGGACAAACAGGAATTGCCTTTTTCTGAAACGGGTATTTCCGCCGGTTTCCCATCACCTGCAATGGATTTTATGGAAGCCAAAGTCGACATGAATGACATATTGGTCAAAAACCCGAAAACGACTTTCTACGCGCGTGTCAGCGGCAATTCGATGATTAATGCCGGGATTGCAGACCAGGATATTCTGGTGATCGACAAAAGCATCATGCCTGCAGACAACCATATAGCCGTCTGTTTTATCGATGGGGATTTCACCGTAAAAAGGATCAAGCTCAAAAAGGAAGGGGTATTCCTAATGCCGGAAAACGACAGTTATCCTGAAATCCAGGTGAAGGAAGAACAGCAGTTTGTGATTTGGGGTGTGGTCACTTATGTGGTCAAAAAGCTTTGA
- a CDS encoding transglutaminase domain-containing protein, producing the protein MKYRFAVLFILFSGMVFSQEKMVFTKVDSMAKMVKYRSDIKQLSYELTKNYTSQTDKARAIFIWITDNIAYDYHGYNNRKPAKSFKCKDADDCKARLAKQQQEYINKVIRKKKGICEGYARLFQMMCGYSGIECSVVSGYTKDHPSQIGRMGPLDHAWNYMIADGKPYWLDVTWAAGGCTRNDKTGKLKKFVKRFNDYYWLTPVERFSRNHFPKDTTLLASTSITKKQYKDAPYIPGNKLEYIEVIKPDSGILAVRLGDTIRFSIRNSAVNRTKKIQINTNVRHKPLSRKEAGDEYDEIGKKQLTIPFERQEDTYYFTYAADDVKARHLDILFNGGVVARFKIRVSE; encoded by the coding sequence ATGAAATATCGTTTTGCCGTCCTCTTCATTTTATTTTCAGGAATGGTCTTTTCGCAGGAAAAGATGGTTTTCACGAAGGTGGACAGCATGGCAAAAATGGTAAAATACCGAAGCGATATCAAGCAGCTTTCTTACGAACTTACAAAAAATTATACCAGCCAGACGGACAAAGCACGTGCTATTTTCATTTGGATTACAGACAATATTGCGTATGATTACCATGGGTATAACAACCGCAAGCCGGCGAAATCTTTTAAATGTAAGGATGCTGATGACTGTAAAGCCAGGCTGGCAAAGCAACAGCAGGAGTATATTAATAAAGTCATCCGGAAAAAGAAAGGCATTTGCGAAGGCTATGCGCGTTTATTCCAGATGATGTGTGGATACAGCGGTATTGAATGTTCCGTCGTTTCAGGATATACCAAAGACCACCCTTCGCAGATTGGCAGGATGGGCCCTTTAGACCATGCCTGGAACTATATGATTGCTGATGGGAAACCGTATTGGCTTGATGTCACGTGGGCAGCAGGCGGATGTACGCGGAATGACAAAACAGGCAAACTGAAGAAATTCGTAAAACGTTTCAATGACTATTATTGGCTGACACCGGTGGAAAGATTTTCGCGGAATCATTTCCCAAAAGATACTACATTACTTGCATCGACATCGATTACGAAAAAGCAGTATAAGGATGCACCTTATATTCCCGGAAACAAATTGGAATACATTGAAGTTATCAAACCTGACAGTGGCATCCTAGCCGTTCGTTTAGGCGATACAATCCGGTTCAGTATCCGTAACAGCGCCGTTAACAGAACAAAAAAGATTCAGATAAACACCAATGTCCGGCACAAACCCCTCTCACGCAAAGAGGCAGGAGACGAATATGATGAAATCGGGAAGAAGCAACTGACCATCCCTTTTGAAAGGCAAGAAGACACCTACTATTTCACGTATGCAGCTGATGACGTGAAAGCCAGGCATCTCGACATCCTTTTCAACGGCGGTGTTGTGGCGCGTTTCAAGATCAGGGTAAGCGAGTAA
- a CDS encoding sodium/sugar symporter, with protein MSTLSTADYIVFFCYFILIVGYGIWIYRKKRKEETSSKDYFLAEGSLTWWAIGASLIASNISAEQFIGMSGSGFKIGLAIATYEWMAAITLIIVAIFFIPVYLKNKIFTMPQFLSQRYNGTVAMIMAVFWLLLYVVVNLMSILYLGALAIHGISGLDIHLCIGLLSLFAIFITLGGMKVIGYTDVIQVFFLILGGLVATYIALDLVADKFGEPGVLNGFKLLTTKANDHFHMIFDKSNANYMDLPGISVLIGGMLIVNLNYWGCNQYITQRALGADLKTARAGILFSAFLKLLMPLIVVIPGIAAYVLYQQGMFQTELLDSKGIVDVNKAYPTLLNLLPTGLKGVAFAALTAAIVASLAGKANSIATIFSLDIYKKAINKEAEDKKVVRVGKITVVVSMLMAILLALVIGEKLMGEGKQGFQYIQEYTGFVSPGVFAMFLLGFFWKKTTSNAALFSMIGGFILSIVLKFLPGFVDLSFLYDSGWAVPNSTGVYEIPFIDRMGIVFAVCIIGMYLISKLETRNGLQPNGLEVDASMFKTNAGFTVGAIIVCAITAALYMLFW; from the coding sequence ATGAGCACACTATCTACCGCCGACTATATTGTTTTCTTTTGTTATTTCATCCTGATTGTCGGTTACGGCATTTGGATTTATCGTAAAAAAAGAAAAGAGGAAACGTCAAGCAAGGATTATTTCCTTGCCGAAGGATCGCTGACGTGGTGGGCGATTGGTGCATCACTGATTGCGAGTAACATCAGCGCGGAGCAATTCATCGGGATGAGCGGCAGCGGGTTCAAGATTGGTTTGGCGATTGCGACTTATGAATGGATGGCCGCCATTACATTGATTATTGTCGCAATATTTTTCATTCCCGTTTATCTGAAGAACAAGATTTTTACGATGCCGCAATTCCTGAGTCAGCGTTATAATGGCACGGTAGCGATGATTATGGCGGTATTCTGGCTGTTGCTTTATGTAGTAGTCAACCTGATGTCGATTTTATATTTAGGGGCATTGGCCATCCACGGTATTTCGGGGCTGGACATTCATCTTTGTATCGGGCTATTATCTTTATTTGCTATTTTCATCACGCTGGGCGGCATGAAAGTCATTGGCTACACTGATGTAATCCAGGTATTTTTCCTGATCCTGGGCGGATTGGTCGCCACTTATATCGCATTGGATCTTGTGGCGGATAAATTCGGCGAGCCGGGTGTGCTGAACGGATTTAAGTTATTGACGACCAAAGCAAACGATCATTTCCATATGATTTTCGATAAATCGAATGCCAATTATATGGACCTGCCAGGCATTTCAGTATTGATAGGCGGTATGCTGATTGTAAACCTGAATTACTGGGGCTGCAACCAATATATCACGCAACGTGCCTTGGGTGCCGACCTGAAGACGGCACGTGCCGGAATCCTGTTCAGTGCATTCCTGAAACTATTGATGCCTTTAATCGTGGTCATCCCGGGAATTGCGGCTTATGTATTGTACCAACAAGGCATGTTCCAGACGGAATTGCTCGATTCAAAGGGCATTGTCGACGTAAATAAAGCCTATCCAACCTTGCTGAATCTTTTGCCAACCGGATTAAAAGGCGTGGCATTTGCAGCGCTGACGGCAGCAATCGTCGCTTCGCTTGCTGGAAAAGCCAATAGTATCGCTACCATTTTCTCCCTTGATATTTATAAGAAAGCCATCAACAAAGAGGCTGAAGATAAAAAAGTCGTGCGTGTCGGGAAAATCACCGTGGTGGTTTCAATGCTGATGGCGATATTGCTCGCGTTGGTCATCGGTGAAAAACTGATGGGTGAAGGCAAACAAGGGTTCCAGTATATTCAGGAGTACACAGGATTTGTAAGTCCGGGTGTATTTGCGATGTTCTTATTGGGTTTCTTTTGGAAAAAAACCACCTCAAATGCGGCGCTGTTTTCAATGATTGGAGGTTTCATATTGTCGATCGTGTTGAAGTTCCTGCCGGGCTTTGTGGACCTGTCGTTCCTTTATGATTCAGGCTGGGCCGTACCGAACAGTACCGGTGTTTATGAAATTCCGTTCATTGACCGTATGGGTATCGTATTCGCGGTTTGTATCATCGGCATGTACCTCATCAGCAAATTGGAAACCCGAAACGGTTTACAGCCGAACGGACTCGAAGTGGACGCTTCGATGTTCAAAACCAATGCCGGATTTACAGTAGGCGCTATTATCGTTTGTGCTATTACGGCGGCGTTGTATATGCTTTTCTGGTAA
- a CDS encoding UDP-glucose--hexose-1-phosphate uridylyltransferase, with amino-acid sequence MKTFDRNEHPHRRYNPLTGEWILVSPHRSKRPWQGQKESVTDSSLPQYDATCYLCPGNSRSNGERNEDYQDVYVFDNDFPALLNDDIATDINTDPLFRFQPERGINRVVCFSPAHNLTIPEMEVSAIEKIIDLWTQQYLDLGNRDFINHVQIFENKGAVMGCSNPHPHGQIWAQSSLPTAIEKTQKQLEKYYQKNKTSLLKDYLEQELKLGERIVIENAHFVALVPFWATWPYETMIISKRHFGSLISMSNDEKRAYAAIMKGITVKYDNLFETSFPYSSGIHQAPTDKAAHPEWHFHMHFYPPLLRSASVKKFMVGYEMLGEAQRDITPEKSAEILRQLPDIHYKKR; translated from the coding sequence ATGAAGACATTCGACAGAAATGAACATCCGCACCGCCGTTACAACCCGCTCACAGGCGAGTGGATACTGGTTTCCCCACACCGTTCCAAACGACCCTGGCAGGGCCAGAAAGAATCGGTGACGGACAGCAGCCTGCCACAATATGACGCAACATGTTATTTGTGCCCGGGCAATTCGCGCTCCAACGGCGAGCGGAATGAAGATTACCAGGACGTTTACGTTTTCGACAATGATTTCCCGGCATTGCTCAACGACGACATTGCTACCGACATCAATACCGATCCGCTTTTCCGGTTCCAGCCGGAGCGCGGAATCAACCGTGTCGTGTGCTTTTCGCCGGCACACAACCTTACGATTCCGGAAATGGAAGTGAGCGCCATTGAGAAGATCATCGACCTCTGGACGCAGCAATATCTTGATTTAGGCAATCGCGATTTCATCAACCATGTGCAGATTTTCGAGAACAAAGGCGCGGTGATGGGCTGCAGCAATCCGCACCCGCATGGCCAGATCTGGGCGCAATCGTCTTTGCCTACAGCAATCGAAAAAACCCAGAAACAGCTTGAGAAATATTACCAGAAAAATAAAACCAGCCTTTTAAAGGATTATCTTGAACAGGAACTGAAACTCGGTGAACGCATCGTGATTGAGAATGCGCATTTTGTCGCATTGGTACCATTTTGGGCAACGTGGCCTTATGAAACGATGATCATCAGCAAGCGGCATTTCGGAAGTTTGATTTCGATGAGCAACGACGAAAAACGCGCTTACGCAGCAATCATGAAAGGCATTACAGTAAAATACGACAACCTCTTCGAAACTTCCTTCCCGTATTCCTCAGGAATTCATCAGGCACCGACAGATAAGGCCGCACATCCGGAATGGCATTTCCATATGCATTTTTATCCGCCGTTATTACGGTCGGCGAGCGTGAAGAAATTTATGGTCGGTTATGAAATGCTGGGCGAGGCGCAGCGTGACATTACCCCGGAAAAAAGCGCTGAAATCCTGAGGCAGCTCCCGGATATCCATTACAAAAAACGTTAA
- the galK gene encoding galactokinase codes for MKKKLIRNTTAGFEKEFGSMPKHIFLSPGRINIIGEHVDYNHGFVLPAAINKYICFAVSESDSDDCTLVALDLNEKFRFSLQNPVVPAAAMWPNYILGVLHQLLEMQFPVRGFNIAFSSTIPMGAGLSSSAAVECGFGFAMDSIFSLGLSKERIALIGQKAEHTFAGVHCGIMDQFASVFGKKRKVIKLDCDSLEYEYHNADFKNYALLLLDSKVKHTHLTSGYNDRRRETEQGLALVKKQFPEVRTFRDCTETQLLELRSELGEINFRRCHFVVTEIRRVLEAVDALEQADFARLGRLMSETHHGLSKEYEVSCPEIDFLVESVSSEQTVLGARMMGGGFGGCAICLVQKGSEEGIIERTTKAYQEQFGIALQAYKIKISKGTSVYKK; via the coding sequence ATGAAGAAAAAACTCATCCGTAATACGACAGCAGGATTTGAAAAGGAATTCGGCAGCATGCCGAAGCACATTTTTTTGTCACCTGGCCGGATCAACATCATTGGGGAACACGTCGATTACAACCACGGTTTCGTATTGCCCGCCGCCATCAATAAATACATTTGTTTTGCCGTTTCCGAAAGCGATTCAGACGACTGTACTTTAGTCGCTTTAGACCTGAATGAAAAATTCCGTTTCAGCCTTCAAAACCCTGTTGTGCCGGCAGCTGCGATGTGGCCGAATTACATCCTGGGCGTATTGCATCAACTCCTTGAAATGCAGTTTCCGGTAAGAGGATTTAACATTGCTTTCAGCAGTACGATTCCCATGGGGGCCGGACTTTCCTCTTCTGCAGCGGTCGAATGCGGCTTTGGCTTTGCGATGGACAGCATCTTTTCACTTGGCCTATCTAAAGAACGTATCGCCCTGATCGGGCAAAAAGCAGAACACACTTTTGCCGGTGTCCATTGTGGCATTATGGACCAGTTTGCAAGTGTTTTCGGCAAGAAACGAAAAGTCATCAAACTCGATTGCGACAGCCTTGAATACGAATACCATAATGCCGATTTTAAAAATTACGCCTTACTTTTACTCGACAGTAAAGTCAAGCACACACACCTCACATCGGGTTATAATGACCGACGACGTGAGACTGAGCAAGGCTTGGCGCTGGTAAAAAAACAGTTCCCCGAAGTCCGTACATTCCGCGATTGTACCGAAACACAATTGCTCGAACTGCGCTCTGAACTCGGCGAAATCAATTTCCGCCGTTGCCATTTTGTTGTCACCGAAATACGGCGCGTACTTGAAGCTGTTGATGCTTTGGAACAGGCAGATTTTGCAAGGCTCGGAAGGCTAATGTCAGAAACGCACCACGGCCTTTCCAAAGAATATGAAGTGAGCTGCCCCGAAATCGATTTCCTGGTAGAAAGCGTTTCTTCAGAACAAACCGTTCTCGGCGCCCGCATGATGGGCGGCGGCTTTGGCGGTTGCGCGATTTGCCTGGTGCAGAAAGGCAGTGAAGAGGGAATTATTGAACGAACAACTAAAGCGTATCAGGAACAGTTCGGGATCGCGCTTCAGGCGTATAAGATTAAGATTTCAAAAGGAACATCAGTTTATAAAAAATAA
- a CDS encoding glycoside hydrolase family 53 protein, producing MKPKALFLFLIIAVFSSCSGDDKKTGGNPVTEEFIRAADLSTLPEAESAGAAYKNNLQTEDAITTLKNAGCNTIRIRLWKDPATSHSGLAEVKALATRVKNAGMKVWLTVHYSDTWADPGNQTTPTAWQALSFADLKNAISAYTSTILSEIHPDIFQIGNETNDGFLWPKGKITTNEAQYLQLVTAASATIRSEAPGTKIMLHFAGMTGSDWFFNKVAAIDYDYIGLSYYPVWHGKSLTDVKNTIESLGTTYNKKVIIAETAYPFTLQWADWTNNIVGLENQLIPGFPATSAGQKDFLNALKSSVKSTSKGFGFAYWGGEWLSFRGPEATNGSTFENQALWDFNHNALPVMAVFAE from the coding sequence ATGAAGCCTAAAGCCCTATTCCTTTTTTTAATTATTGCCGTTTTCAGTTCCTGTTCAGGCGATGATAAAAAAACCGGAGGAAACCCGGTTACCGAAGAATTCATCCGCGCAGCAGACCTGTCTACTTTACCGGAAGCGGAAAGCGCCGGTGCGGCTTACAAAAACAATCTGCAAACCGAGGATGCGATCACCACATTGAAAAATGCCGGCTGTAATACCATCCGGATACGCCTTTGGAAAGATCCCGCCACATCCCATTCGGGTTTGGCTGAAGTAAAAGCGCTTGCGACACGCGTAAAAAATGCCGGAATGAAGGTCTGGCTTACCGTCCATTATTCTGATACGTGGGCCGATCCTGGAAACCAGACTACCCCCACGGCCTGGCAAGCCCTTTCTTTCGCCGATTTGAAAAATGCCATTTCCGCTTACACCTCCACCATCCTAAGCGAAATCCATCCCGACATTTTCCAGATCGGGAATGAAACCAACGACGGATTCCTCTGGCCTAAAGGAAAGATCACCACGAACGAAGCACAATACCTGCAACTGGTTACTGCCGCAAGCGCTACGATCAGGAGTGAAGCGCCCGGCACAAAAATCATGCTGCATTTTGCAGGAATGACCGGCTCTGATTGGTTTTTCAATAAAGTCGCGGCAATCGACTATGACTACATCGGACTGTCATATTACCCCGTTTGGCATGGCAAGAGCCTGACCGACGTAAAAAACACCATAGAATCCTTAGGCACGACCTATAATAAAAAAGTCATTATAGCCGAAACCGCTTATCCGTTTACCTTACAATGGGCGGACTGGACCAACAATATTGTAGGATTGGAAAACCAGTTGATTCCCGGATTTCCCGCAACGTCAGCCGGACAGAAAGATTTTCTTAACGCGTTAAAAAGCAGTGTAAAGTCCACGTCGAAAGGATTCGGCTTTGCTTATTGGGGCGGCGAATGGCTCTCATTCCGCGGCCCGGAAGCAACCAACGGCTCTACTTTCGAAAACCAGGCGCTTTGGGATTTCAACCACAACGCCTTGCCTGTGATGGCTGTTTTTGCAGAATAA
- a CDS encoding aldose epimerase family protein: MKIKHIPHFNTRINADFFGFDENRNESFIYKISNKNGMTLCATDYGATVTSLQIPNLDGNFTDVVLGFDTLKDYIDSFRLPSAPYFGATVGRYAGRIGNAEFVLNGQKINLNKNNGNNALHGGHVGFSQKIWHCTPHKNRLTFTYTSTDGEENYPGTLHVTLTYSLTDDNQFMVEYSASADDDTAINLTHHSYFNLDGHTESVVEQQLQVHSDQYLETDSGNVPTGNFLSVGNTDFDFRTAKNCPQSIDNTFAIDGKSMAATLFSKKNGLKMEVYTNQPGLHIYVGGNCFSQINGKEHAAYHPLSGICFETQNYPDAPNHIKFPNAILKKGEIYHHKTVYHFKKHTT; the protein is encoded by the coding sequence ATGAAAATAAAACACATACCACATTTTAACACCCGTATAAATGCAGATTTTTTTGGTTTTGATGAAAACCGGAATGAATCTTTCATTTATAAAATTTCGAACAAAAACGGAATGACCCTTTGTGCGACCGACTACGGCGCGACCGTCACTTCACTCCAAATCCCCAATCTGGATGGCAATTTCACCGATGTCGTTTTGGGATTTGACACCCTTAAGGATTATATTGATTCGTTCCGCCTGCCAAGTGCGCCCTATTTCGGCGCTACGGTTGGGCGCTATGCCGGACGTATTGGGAACGCGGAGTTCGTTTTAAACGGCCAAAAAATCAACCTCAATAAAAACAATGGCAATAACGCACTGCATGGCGGACATGTCGGTTTCAGCCAAAAAATCTGGCATTGTACCCCGCATAAAAACCGCCTCACTTTTACTTATACAAGCACGGATGGTGAGGAAAATTATCCCGGCACCCTGCACGTCACGCTGACTTATTCCCTCACTGACGACAATCAGTTTATGGTAGAATATTCCGCCTCCGCAGATGACGATACAGCCATCAACCTCACGCATCACAGTTATTTCAACCTCGATGGCCACACAGAGTCGGTTGTGGAACAGCAATTGCAGGTCCATTCCGACCAGTACCTTGAAACCGATTCCGGAAACGTCCCTACCGGTAATTTCCTCTCCGTCGGAAATACGGATTTCGATTTCAGGACTGCAAAAAATTGTCCCCAAAGCATCGACAATACTTTTGCCATCGATGGGAAAAGCATGGCTGCAACGCTCTTCAGCAAAAAAAACGGCCTGAAAATGGAAGTTTACACCAATCAGCCAGGCTTGCACATTTACGTCGGCGGAAATTGCTTCAGCCAGATCAACGGCAAAGAGCATGCCGCATACCATCCGCTAAGCGGCATTTGTTTTGAAACCCAGAATTATCCTGATGCCCCGAACCACATTAAATTCCCGAATGCCATTTTAAAAAAAGGAGAAATCTATCATCATAAAACAGTATATCATTTTAAAAAACATACCACATGA
- a CDS encoding GntR family transcriptional regulator → MKIITIQSNLGIPKYRQIIGSIEKAIEESRLQRGVKLPSVNKISMEFSLSRDTVLLAYEELKKRGIVFAIPGKGYYVKSTEVAIEQKIFLLFDELNSFKEDLYNSFMANIGGNARVDIFFHHFNSNVFRKLIDDSNGNYTKYVIMPTNLPSAAEAIKTLPVDEVFILDQTNADLDSFPSVHQNFVKDIYDALLEGRSRLQAYDKMIMIFPGFREPMGMKEGFVKFCTHFNLDFEVIPEFDQRNITKGEVYIIPNDRDLVRVIEQSNSQELVLGTDFGIISYNETPLKKIVANGITTISTDFNAMGKIMAGMVIENSKKQIENQSALIMRNSL, encoded by the coding sequence ATGAAAATCATAACGATACAAAGCAATCTTGGTATTCCAAAATACCGCCAGATCATAGGCTCGATAGAAAAAGCCATTGAGGAATCCCGGTTGCAGCGTGGCGTGAAATTGCCTTCGGTGAATAAGATCAGCATGGAATTTTCATTGTCGCGCGATACTGTTTTACTTGCCTATGAGGAGCTTAAAAAACGCGGAATCGTTTTTGCCATCCCCGGAAAAGGCTATTATGTAAAAAGTACGGAAGTGGCCATTGAGCAAAAAATTTTCCTGCTTTTTGATGAATTGAACAGCTTCAAGGAGGATTTATACAATTCATTTATGGCGAATATCGGGGGGAATGCGCGTGTTGATATTTTCTTCCATCATTTCAATAGTAATGTATTCCGGAAGCTTATTGACGACAGCAATGGGAATTATACGAAGTATGTCATCATGCCGACAAACCTTCCATCGGCTGCGGAAGCGATAAAAACCCTACCGGTTGACGAGGTGTTTATTTTGGATCAAACCAATGCCGATCTGGATTCGTTTCCTTCAGTGCATCAAAATTTTGTAAAGGACATTTATGACGCGTTGCTTGAAGGCAGATCAAGGTTGCAGGCATATGATAAGATGATTATGATCTTTCCTGGTTTCCGTGAGCCAATGGGAATGAAAGAAGGTTTCGTGAAATTCTGCACCCATTTTAACCTGGATTTTGAAGTCATTCCTGAATTTGACCAGCGCAATATAACGAAAGGCGAAGTCTATATTATTCCAAATGATCGCGACCTTGTCAGGGTGATTGAGCAATCGAACAGCCAGGAACTGGTTTTGGGAACAGATTTTGGGATTATTTCCTATAACGAAACCCCTTTGAAGAAAATCGTGGCCAACGGCATTACCACCATCTCGACAGATTTTAATGCCATGGGGAAAATTATGGCGGGAATGGTCATTGAGAACAGCAAAAAACAAATTGAGAATCAAAGCGCTTTGATCATGCGAAACTCTCTTTAA
- a CDS encoding TlpA family protein disulfide reductase, translating to MKKIVIGIALAILAYLAIHIILFNIGGSSIPEFKYYSFTGKATGKEILAENKKTIFLYALPDCDICTAEIDKLNNLRKNTDFNLVIVLPLNSNFNYAQSHFSTKSLRKNDAILIDMQNTFLKDFGLGIVAIYPTLVLYDENRHFVAKYGHTPDKI from the coding sequence ATGAAAAAAATCGTCATTGGCATCGCCCTGGCAATCCTTGCCTATCTCGCCATCCACATTATTTTATTCAATATCGGCGGTAGCAGTATCCCCGAGTTCAAATATTACAGTTTTACAGGAAAAGCCACCGGGAAAGAAATCCTTGCCGAAAATAAAAAAACCATATTCCTTTATGCTTTACCGGATTGCGACATTTGTACCGCAGAAATAGATAAACTAAACAACTTGCGAAAAAACACCGACTTTAACCTCGTTATAGTCCTTCCGCTAAACAGCAATTTCAATTATGCACAAAGCCACTTTTCAACAAAGTCCCTGCGTAAGAATGATGCAATATTGATTGACATGCAAAACACTTTCCTGAAAGACTTTGGATTGGGAATTGTAGCAATATACCCCACCCTGGTGCTTTATGATGAAAACAGGCACTTCGTTGCTAAATACGGCCACACTCCTGACAAAATATAA
- a CDS encoding ribose-phosphate pyrophosphokinase: MPHQEPEAKIFACSQSTYLAEIIAEKYGVPLGKVTFSKYSDGEFQPSYEESIRGLRVFIVCSTFPSADNLMELLLMIDAAKRASARHVTAVIPYFGWARQDRKDKPRVPIGAKLVANLLDAAGATRVMTMDLHADQIQGFFEKPVDHLFASTIFLPYVRSLNLENLTIASPDMGGSKRAYAYSKFLESDVVICYKQRKAANVIDTMELIGEVRGRNVILVDDMIDTGGTLAKAADLMIEKGALSVRAICTHAILSGDAYEKIEKSQLSELIVTDSIPLKKQSPKIRVVSCATLFADVMKMVQNNNSISGKFLM; the protein is encoded by the coding sequence ATGCCACACCAGGAACCGGAAGCAAAGATTTTTGCGTGTTCACAAAGCACTTATCTCGCCGAGATTATCGCCGAGAAATATGGAGTGCCGCTGGGGAAAGTTACGTTCTCTAAATATAGTGATGGGGAATTCCAGCCTTCGTATGAAGAATCTATCAGGGGATTGCGCGTGTTCATCGTTTGTTCGACTTTTCCAAGTGCGGACAACCTGATGGAATTGCTGCTCATGATCGATGCTGCAAAAAGAGCCTCGGCAAGGCATGTCACCGCAGTAATACCGTATTTCGGTTGGGCGAGACAGGACAGGAAAGACAAACCACGCGTTCCGATAGGGGCGAAATTAGTGGCTAATCTTTTGGATGCAGCCGGTGCCACGAGGGTGATGACGATGGATTTGCATGCAGACCAGATCCAGGGATTTTTCGAAAAACCGGTGGATCACCTGTTTGCCTCGACAATCTTTTTACCTTATGTAAGAAGCCTGAACCTGGAAAACCTGACGATTGCGTCGCCTGATATGGGTGGTTCGAAAAGGGCTTATGCTTATTCGAAATTTCTGGAATCGGATGTGGTAATCTGTTACAAGCAAAGGAAAGCGGCTAATGTGATTGACACGATGGAGCTCATCGGGGAAGTGAGAGGCCGGAACGTGATCCTTGTAGATGACATGATCGACACCGGCGGGACTTTAGCCAAAGCGGCTGACCTGATGATTGAAAAAGGGGCATTGAGCGTAAGGGCTATTTGCACGCACGCGATTTTATCGGGTGATGCGTATGAAAAGATTGAAAAATCACAATTGAGTGAACTGATCGTAACGGATTCCATTCCGTTGAAGAAGCAGTCGCCAAAAATAAGGGTTGTAAGCTGTGCCACATTGTTCGCAGATGTGATGAAGATGGTACAGAACAACAACTCGATTAGTGGAAAATTCCTCATGTAA
- a CDS encoding 50S ribosomal protein L25/general stress protein Ctc, producing MKSITIKGSERESVGKVATKAVRNAGAVPCVLYGGGQPVHFSAEEKEFKSLVYTPNAHTVVIDLGGKKFDAVLQDIQLHPVSDKILHIDFFQLKDDKEIIMEVPVKVTGTSPGVLLGGVLRLNTRRLKVKALPKDLPDFVEADITPLEMGNKLYVTKLASDKYKLMHPDNTVVAQVRISRAAMKAAQEAAKAAKAPAKGGKKK from the coding sequence ATGAAATCGATTACAATTAAAGGATCAGAAAGAGAAAGCGTGGGCAAGGTAGCAACCAAAGCGGTACGTAATGCTGGAGCGGTTCCTTGCGTTTTATACGGAGGAGGTCAACCAGTTCATTTTTCAGCTGAGGAAAAAGAATTCAAAAGCCTTGTTTACACTCCAAACGCGCACACCGTTGTGATTGATTTGGGCGGCAAGAAATTCGATGCGGTTTTGCAGGACATCCAGTTACACCCTGTGTCTGACAAAATCCTTCACATCGACTTTTTCCAACTGAAAGACGACAAGGAAATTATCATGGAAGTACCGGTAAAAGTAACAGGAACTTCTCCTGGTGTGCTTTTAGGAGGTGTTTTACGTTTGAACACACGTCGTCTGAAAGTGAAAGCTTTGCCAAAGGATCTTCCGGATTTCGTAGAGGCGGACATCACGCCACTTGAAATGGGTAACAAGCTTTATGTTACTAAACTGGCTTCTGACAAGTACAAACTGATGCACCCGGACAACACGGTTGTAGCTCAGGTTCGTATCTCTCGTGCGGCCATGAAGGCAGCACAGGAAGCAGCAAAAGCAGCAAAAGCACCTGCAAAAGGAGGAAAGAAGAAATAA